One region of Chlorobiota bacterium genomic DNA includes:
- a CDS encoding DUF2520 domain-containing protein, with protein MAEIALHPAARLAIVGTGRLAHALLHTFQNQRVALLSSRSVTGNAKFFFEAPPLRLEQLAELPVDYLWLAVSDSAIASVAETIAGLRDQWDGVTVIHSSGAQSVEVLRPLSQRGATAMVLHPNASLNGLAAIPAGITWRIEPPSQTARSVAESLLAGIFPRFVTVPSELLHLYHAAASLASNLSMTLHAVAADLYRAAGLPDDAARQTVTRFLQESAQRMEISTLAEALTGPIARGDLEVVRRQLQGVKEALPEGAAMFRQLCRTTVQLRFGEVSQEWESVLGSEEGDSA; from the coding sequence ATGGCTGAAATTGCTTTACATCCGGCAGCACGGCTTGCAATTGTTGGCACCGGGCGGCTTGCCCATGCCTTGTTGCACACTTTTCAGAACCAGCGCGTTGCACTGCTATCCAGCCGAAGCGTTACGGGGAACGCGAAATTTTTTTTTGAGGCCCCGCCACTTCGGCTGGAGCAACTGGCCGAACTTCCGGTGGATTACCTTTGGCTGGCCGTCTCCGATTCGGCAATCGCCAGCGTTGCGGAGACGATTGCAGGGCTGCGGGACCAGTGGGATGGAGTAACGGTCATCCATTCCTCAGGGGCGCAGTCGGTGGAGGTCCTGCGGCCCCTTTCCCAGCGGGGCGCGACGGCAATGGTGCTTCATCCCAACGCCTCGCTGAACGGGCTGGCGGCGATTCCGGCGGGGATCACGTGGCGGATTGAGCCGCCAAGCCAAACCGCCCGCTCCGTTGCCGAATCCCTGTTGGCAGGGATTTTCCCGCGATTCGTCACCGTCCCTTCCGAACTCCTTCACCTGTACCATGCCGCAGCTTCCCTTGCCTCCAATCTTTCCATGACCCTTCATGCCGTTGCGGCGGACCTGTACCGCGCCGCCGGATTGCCCGACGATGCCGCACGCCAAACCGTCACCCGATTCCTTCAAGAAAGCGCGCAGCGAATGGAGATATCCACCCTTGCCGAAGCCTTAACCGGCCCGATTGCCCGGGGCGATCTTGAAGTGGTTCGCCGCCAATTGCAGGGGGTGAAAGAAGCGTTGCCGGAAGGGGCAGCAATGTTCCGGCAGCTTTGCCGAACAACCGTGCAACTCCGTTTTGGCGAGGTTTCGCAGGAGTGGGAGAGCGTTTTGGGAAGCGAGGAAGGGGATTCAGCGTAG
- a CDS encoding DUF1015 domain-containing protein yields MPTLSPFRPLRFNPEFFSNLGLLISPPYDVIGPALREQLAEQAPFNIVRLILPAGSQPYAEASQLLADWKQSGVVVQDPQEAIYPYRQTFTHPQTNQRIVRTGFMATLRLAPFSAGEILPHERTLSGPKQDRLRLMLATHANLEPIFGIYADPAGATTAVLNAATKQELPTIDAMDSEGIRHEVWQMTEAETIQQLKTHLQGNPAFIVDGHHRYETALRYQELAREGSNEPIGALPCDWIMIFLAPMNDPGLLILPTHRLVHSLPTFNFGQVLEQLREDFLVTTPVAPADGLALLQQHESRPSYLLSDGNVCAVVVAKDSETATRLTSPENPAAVRSLDVSLLHDHLFERLLGITQQQQLEQTNLRYVKNATEALAAPGTNGVQLAVLMNPTRLEQVVEVATSGGVMPQKSTFFYPKLASGLLMNPLG; encoded by the coding sequence ATGCCAACGCTTTCGCCATTCCGTCCGCTTCGCTTCAATCCCGAATTCTTCTCCAATCTTGGCCTGCTGATTTCGCCCCCGTACGACGTTATTGGCCCTGCACTCCGCGAACAGCTGGCCGAGCAAGCCCCGTTCAACATCGTCCGGCTGATTCTTCCCGCCGGCAGCCAGCCGTACGCCGAAGCAAGCCAGCTGCTGGCTGATTGGAAGCAGAGCGGCGTGGTGGTGCAAGACCCCCAAGAAGCCATTTATCCCTACCGCCAAACCTTCACCCACCCGCAAACTAACCAGCGGATTGTGCGGACCGGGTTCATGGCAACGCTGCGGCTTGCCCCTTTTTCTGCGGGGGAGATTTTGCCGCACGAACGCACCCTTAGCGGCCCCAAACAGGATCGCCTGCGGCTGATGCTGGCAACCCACGCCAACCTTGAACCAATCTTCGGAATCTACGCCGACCCAGCCGGGGCAACCACTGCGGTGCTGAACGCAGCCACCAAGCAGGAACTTCCAACGATTGATGCGATGGACAGCGAAGGCATTCGGCACGAAGTCTGGCAGATGACCGAGGCGGAGACGATTCAGCAACTGAAGACGCACCTTCAGGGAAATCCCGCTTTTATCGTGGATGGGCACCACCGCTACGAGACCGCGCTCCGATACCAAGAACTTGCTCGGGAAGGAAGCAATGAGCCGATTGGGGCGTTGCCCTGCGATTGGATTATGATCTTCCTTGCCCCAATGAACGACCCCGGATTGCTGATTTTGCCGACGCACCGGCTGGTGCATTCCCTTCCTACTTTCAACTTCGGCCAAGTATTGGAGCAGCTTCGGGAAGATTTTTTGGTGACGACCCCGGTAGCCCCTGCCGACGGGCTTGCACTGCTGCAGCAACACGAATCGCGCCCCAGCTACTTGCTTTCCGATGGCAACGTTTGTGCGGTGGTGGTGGCAAAGGATTCCGAAACGGCCACGCGCCTTACTTCCCCCGAAAATCCCGCAGCCGTTCGCAGCTTGGATGTTAGCCTGCTGCACGATCATCTTTTTGAGCGGCTGTTAGGAATCACGCAACAACAGCAGCTGGAGCAGACCAACCTACGCTACGTCAAGAACGCCACCGAAGCATTGGCCGCCCCAGGAACCAACGGCGTGCAGCTTGCGGTCCTGATGAATCCAACACGGTTGGAGCAGGTTGTGGAGGTGGCAACATCCGGCGGAGTGATGCCGCAGAAAAGCACGTTTTTCTACCCGAAGCTGGCCAGCGGCTTGCTGATGAATCCGCTTGGGTGA
- a CDS encoding Do family serine endopeptidase — protein sequence MNRKQGFIVGGLMAASVVVGALIATDFRQIPFGLAGPDVKLGADAPPVVPSNEVKALNDAFVAVSKAVTQQVVSIEVTTRSEQTSNQEDEEDILGGPWGGFNFRMPNTPQRGSGSGVIITPDGYILTNNHVVESAERGTIEVELSDGRKMDAKLVGRDPLTDLAVIKVDATGLPVAALANSDEVQVGQFVIAVGSPLGLNSTVTQGIVSALGRGQLNLNRDERGYGVEDFIQTDAAINPGNSGGGLFDLRGALVGINSAIASRTGYYQGYGFAIPINLARAVAQDLIEDGKVNRGYIGVKIEPVSQSLKKALGMGAEDGVLIQETMPGTSAADAGLRQGDVILTVDGVPVKTPNHLQNLLAQKRAGDEVKLKIFRDGSTFEKGVKLKPRAEDAEEDASASNNTRENRDESSDSRESAKLSGLGMEVQTLDGSMKKRLGVSSGVLVTSTEMYGEAMTQGISSGDVIVSANRKQVKTAGDLEGIVSDASKGDVILMQVKTRGGSTRLVALEVK from the coding sequence ATGAACAGAAAACAAGGGTTCATTGTGGGTGGCCTGATGGCCGCCTCGGTCGTGGTGGGGGCCTTGATCGCCACCGATTTCCGCCAGATACCGTTCGGCCTGGCCGGTCCCGATGTCAAGCTGGGGGCCGATGCGCCGCCGGTGGTCCCATCGAACGAAGTGAAGGCATTGAACGATGCTTTCGTTGCCGTCAGCAAAGCCGTCACCCAGCAAGTGGTTAGCATCGAAGTTACCACCCGCAGCGAACAGACATCAAATCAAGAAGACGAGGAGGATATACTGGGGGGACCGTGGGGCGGGTTCAATTTCAGAATGCCAAACACGCCGCAGCGGGGTTCGGGGTCCGGGGTAATCATCACGCCGGATGGCTATATCCTGACGAACAACCACGTTGTTGAATCGGCAGAGCGGGGAACGATTGAGGTGGAGCTTTCCGACGGGCGCAAAATGGACGCAAAGCTGGTGGGCCGCGACCCACTGACCGACCTTGCGGTGATTAAAGTTGATGCCACCGGACTTCCGGTTGCCGCGCTGGCCAACAGCGATGAAGTTCAAGTTGGCCAATTTGTGATTGCCGTCGGCAGCCCGCTGGGGCTGAACTCCACTGTCACGCAAGGGATCGTCTCGGCACTTGGCCGCGGGCAGCTGAACTTGAACCGCGACGAACGTGGCTACGGCGTGGAAGATTTCATCCAAACAGATGCGGCAATCAATCCGGGGAATTCTGGCGGAGGATTGTTCGATTTGCGCGGGGCGTTGGTGGGGATCAACTCGGCAATCGCCTCGCGCACGGGATATTATCAAGGCTACGGCTTTGCAATCCCCATCAACCTTGCGCGTGCCGTTGCCCAGGATTTGATTGAGGATGGGAAAGTAAACCGTGGCTACATCGGCGTGAAGATTGAGCCGGTTAGCCAAAGCCTGAAAAAAGCGTTGGGAATGGGAGCCGAGGATGGAGTTCTGATCCAAGAAACCATGCCAGGAACCTCTGCCGCCGATGCTGGATTGCGGCAAGGGGATGTCATCCTAACGGTGGATGGCGTTCCGGTGAAAACGCCGAACCACCTGCAAAACCTGCTTGCCCAAAAACGGGCCGGCGATGAGGTGAAACTGAAAATCTTCCGCGACGGCAGCACCTTCGAAAAAGGGGTGAAGCTGAAACCACGCGCCGAGGATGCCGAGGAAGATGCATCGGCCAGCAACAACACCCGCGAAAACCGCGATGAATCAAGCGACAGCCGCGAAAGCGCGAAACTGAGCGGCTTGGGGATGGAGGTCCAGACGCTTGATGGATCCATGAAAAAACGGCTTGGCGTTAGCAGCGGCGTGCTGGTCACCAGCACCGAGATGTACGGCGAAGCAATGACGCAAGGGATCAGCAGCGGCGATGTGATCGTCTCGGCAAACCGCAAACAGGTAAAAACCGCCGGGGATTTGGAGGGGATCGTCAGCGATGCCAGCAAGGGGGATGTGATCTTGATGCAAGTGAAAACTCGCGGCGGATCCACCCGGCTGGTTGCTCTGGAAGTGAAGTAA
- the recO gene encoding DNA repair protein RecO, producing MILNTEAVVLHTRRFSETSLIVTCFTRDRGKLTVLARGAFRPKSKYASVLQPMGYLRLIFYWKEGRDLQTLSSAETIARFPRLGSTLERMTAGLTILELVNACLHDDGAHQQLFDCLVAALQGLDQPDVQPPAVTLWFMARLANELGYALRTDECGVCDEQVSVREESVPYSISMGAPLCAEHTEAASYRPLPTPSWTLLRQVLNAQPEHLNTIVASTAAATELYDALSSFIKFHVEGMRRLRVSPVAGKILAAQGATTTEIELGRSA from the coding sequence GTGATCCTGAACACCGAGGCCGTGGTGCTGCACACCCGGCGTTTCAGCGAAACCAGCTTAATTGTCACCTGCTTCACGCGCGACCGTGGGAAACTTACGGTCCTTGCGCGTGGGGCTTTCCGCCCAAAAAGCAAGTATGCATCGGTGCTGCAGCCGATGGGCTATCTGCGGTTGATATTTTATTGGAAGGAAGGCCGCGACCTTCAGACCCTTTCCTCCGCCGAAACAATCGCACGATTCCCACGGCTGGGAAGCACGCTGGAGCGGATGACCGCCGGGCTAACAATCCTTGAGCTGGTCAACGCCTGCCTGCATGACGACGGCGCGCACCAACAGCTGTTCGATTGCCTTGTTGCCGCGCTGCAAGGGCTGGACCAACCCGACGTTCAGCCGCCAGCCGTGACGTTGTGGTTTATGGCGCGTCTGGCTAACGAGTTGGGGTACGCCTTGCGGACCGACGAGTGCGGCGTGTGCGATGAACAAGTTTCCGTGCGCGAGGAAAGCGTCCCGTACAGCATCTCGATGGGCGCGCCCCTTTGTGCCGAGCATACCGAGGCAGCAAGCTATCGCCCATTGCCAACGCCCTCATGGACGCTGCTGCGCCAGGTGCTGAACGCACAGCCCGAGCATTTGAACACGATCGTGGCCAGCACGGCTGCGGCAACGGAACTCTACGATGCCTTGTCCTCCTTCATCAAGTTTCATGTTGAGGGGATGCGGCGGCTGCGAGTAAGCCCAGTTGCCGGGAAAATCTTGGCAGCCCAGGGGGCAACAACAACCGAAATCGAATTAGGACGGAGCGCGTAG
- a CDS encoding metal-dependent hydrolase translates to MPGYKGHISIAVLFGAMLVAGLSFTTLAAALPLSEKVVQGVVIVWLAVVFALFPDIDIKSKGQMLFYRLFFLLDLGLLCFGMWKEAALLGFLALIPILSRHRGWTHTVWAMLVVPSPILLGPMYFARQPVADGLPYYLGAVVGYFSHLLADGMLFRRRQQRG, encoded by the coding sequence ATGCCAGGCTACAAAGGACATATTTCGATTGCCGTGCTGTTCGGCGCGATGCTGGTTGCGGGGCTAAGTTTCACCACGCTGGCGGCGGCGTTGCCACTGTCGGAAAAAGTGGTTCAAGGGGTGGTGATTGTTTGGCTGGCGGTGGTCTTCGCGCTGTTCCCGGACATTGACATCAAGAGCAAAGGGCAGATGCTGTTTTACCGGCTTTTCTTTCTGCTTGATCTTGGCTTGCTCTGTTTTGGGATGTGGAAGGAGGCCGCGCTGCTGGGGTTCCTTGCGCTGATCCCAATCCTAAGCCGCCACCGTGGGTGGACCCATACCGTGTGGGCAATGTTGGTGGTCCCTTCCCCAATTTTGCTGGGGCCAATGTACTTCGCCCGCCAACCCGTGGCCGATGGATTGCCCTACTATCTGGGCGCGGTGGTTGGATATTTCAGCCACCTTCTGGCCGATGGAATGCTCTTCCGAAGGCGGCAGCAACGGGGGTAA
- a CDS encoding tyrosine-type recombinase/integrase: MIEETIEPVQLTLKELVDHYEGFLKECERKSPETRGTYQRALRDFIKWFPVDKKFRFRVRDVERYKRYLVERKKLQNVSVATYMTALRRFCQYLIDVGVLANNPAKRVVGGRRPSKHSRTFLTGKELEVLLKSVDRSNLQGMRDYVIIQMMVGCALSEHECLHADVGDIKPRASGDYYISVQGKGRTVKDETVTVPPDVHEAVEEYLRRRYPDGVRQEDAPLFASMSNRTQGHRMTSRGIREAVSRWLKSSGVKRDRDHRLTPFSLRHTAGLMMVEKGATIEEVMRRMRIEWRPTAQLYFKLHGRLEAATASGSKAAGIAIDEAGMVIVEEG, from the coding sequence ATGATTGAAGAAACCATAGAACCGGTCCAGCTTACGTTGAAGGAACTGGTGGACCACTACGAAGGATTTCTGAAAGAGTGCGAGCGGAAAAGCCCCGAGACACGCGGGACCTACCAGCGCGCTTTGCGGGATTTTATCAAGTGGTTCCCGGTGGATAAAAAATTCCGATTCCGCGTGCGCGATGTGGAGCGGTACAAACGCTACTTGGTGGAGCGGAAGAAGCTGCAGAACGTCTCGGTGGCAACCTACATGACCGCGCTCCGCCGATTCTGCCAGTATCTAATTGATGTTGGCGTGCTGGCCAACAACCCCGCAAAACGGGTGGTGGGGGGCCGCCGCCCCTCGAAACACTCGCGCACGTTCCTTACCGGCAAGGAGTTGGAGGTGCTGCTGAAAAGCGTGGATCGCAGCAACCTGCAAGGGATGCGCGATTACGTCATCATCCAGATGATGGTGGGGTGCGCCCTAAGCGAACACGAATGTTTGCACGCCGACGTTGGCGACATCAAGCCCAGGGCTTCCGGCGATTATTACATCAGCGTGCAGGGGAAGGGGCGAACCGTAAAAGATGAAACCGTCACCGTGCCGCCCGATGTTCACGAAGCCGTTGAGGAGTACCTGCGCCGCCGCTACCCCGATGGCGTTCGCCAGGAAGATGCGCCGCTGTTTGCCAGCATGAGCAACCGCACGCAAGGCCACCGCATGACCTCGCGCGGGATTCGCGAAGCCGTTAGCCGGTGGCTGAAATCCAGCGGAGTGAAACGGGACCGCGACCACCGGCTTACCCCCTTCTCCCTTCGCCACACCGCAGGGCTGATGATGGTGGAGAAAGGAGCCACCATCGAAGAAGTGATGCGCCGAATGCGGATTGAATGGAGGCCAACGGCCCAACTCTATTTCAAGCTGCACGGGCGGTTGGAAGCCGCCACAGCATCGGGTAGCAAGGCAGCGGGCATTGCCATTGATGAGGCTGGAATGGTAATCGTGGAGGAAGGATGA
- the corA gene encoding magnesium/cobalt transporter CorA yields the protein MIHVIVSTNAQPMRRAGVEEIPELLKSADPSLVLWVDLENPTTQQEMEILEHVFHFHPLAIQDCRHQRESQRDEDHLPKVEDYEHYLFCIINPITNLDAAKRNGQRGQHASSEANSHQNQEPQPPRRKISSSGHNIHTGQLNAFLGERYIVTHHYEAAPSIERAIGHCERNPGSIKRGPDYLYHIILHDIVDQYAMTLDQFDAEMDRLETEVFHSSSRRTLAHILAMKRRLFQLRRITSYQREMVSRLARGEFDLIADVEIAYYRNVYDHLVRASELAESYRDVVTGLLDGYLSMNANRMNEIMKVLTLFSTFFLPLTFIAGVYGMNFHFMPELEWKYGYLFAWGVMAATAVGMFFYFRRKRWL from the coding sequence ATGATTCACGTTATTGTTAGCACCAACGCCCAGCCGATGCGCCGCGCAGGCGTTGAGGAAATCCCAGAGTTGTTGAAATCGGCAGATCCCTCCCTTGTCCTTTGGGTTGACCTGGAAAACCCAACCACCCAGCAGGAGATGGAGATTCTTGAGCACGTGTTCCACTTCCATCCACTTGCAATCCAAGATTGCCGCCACCAGCGCGAAAGCCAGCGGGATGAGGACCACCTGCCAAAAGTGGAAGATTACGAGCACTACCTGTTCTGCATCATCAACCCGATTACGAATCTGGACGCAGCGAAACGGAACGGGCAGCGCGGCCAGCACGCAAGCTCCGAGGCGAACTCACACCAGAACCAGGAGCCGCAACCACCCCGCCGGAAGATTTCCAGCAGTGGCCACAACATCCACACCGGGCAGTTGAATGCCTTCCTGGGGGAACGCTACATCGTCACCCACCACTACGAGGCGGCCCCTTCGATCGAGCGTGCAATCGGCCACTGCGAGCGGAACCCTGGCTCGATAAAACGTGGACCCGATTACCTGTACCACATCATCCTGCACGACATCGTTGACCAGTACGCCATGACGCTCGACCAGTTCGACGCAGAGATGGATCGGCTGGAGACGGAGGTCTTCCACAGCAGTTCACGCCGGACCCTTGCCCATATCTTGGCGATGAAGCGGCGGCTGTTTCAGCTGCGCCGAATCACCAGCTACCAGCGCGAAATGGTCAGCCGCTTGGCGCGTGGGGAATTTGACCTTATCGCCGATGTTGAAATCGCTTACTACCGGAATGTGTACGACCATCTTGTCCGCGCCAGCGAGCTTGCCGAATCCTACCGTGACGTGGTGACAGGGCTGCTGGACGGCTACCTTTCGATGAACGCCAACCGGATGAACGAGATCATGAAAGTCCTCACCTTGTTCTCCACCTTCTTCCTTCCGCTCACGTTCATCGCTGGGGTCTATGGCATGAATTTCCATTTTATGCCGGAGCTGGAATGGAAGTACGGCTACCTGTTCGCCTGGGGGGTGATGGCCGCAACCGCCGTGGGGATGTTCTTTTACTTCCGCCGCAAGCGATGGCTGTAA
- a CDS encoding DEDD exonuclease domain-containing protein: MQQLLSHTQCIVTDIETTGLSPERNRITEVACVGLLDGELTERRRTLVNPEQFIPQNIQQMTGITNAMVLAAPKGELAFPEIRSWFPSGAAFVAHNAQFDYNFLQAAFRRHALPPLAVTPLCTMRLAKRLLPKRKGYSLGNLAGYFGIKIRGRHTALGDAEATARLLAELLDILQEEHGCETIEEALAFQRRTIGAFREQPRHFGGLEPSIAALPALPGVYRMLDRSGEILYIGKAKNLRERVGSYFRPSAEHTKKIQEMVKRVRGIEARQTGSELEALLLEARLIKEELPPYNTALKRFRRHAFLRIDRAEAFPRVELATAMHADGAEYFGPFRNRESAEAVMDTITRLFRLRLCDEMPTPNTAVRPCFYHQIARCGAPCALRQTQQQYLHEVERVRQFLSGAENGILRRMEQAMEQSAQELKFEEAALLRDRLAEFQRIFSSGERVADSINANNMLALLPAEESGKQHLFFIRHGRLAGRVLVGNRLPEAALRKQLSRLYFAAEPIPLQLGRIEIEEVRIVASYLFQQRESGAFIRIAEGEGADDVLQKLAAIR, translated from the coding sequence ATGCAGCAACTGCTTTCGCACACGCAGTGCATCGTGACCGACATCGAGACGACCGGACTGTCGCCCGAGCGGAACCGGATCACCGAGGTGGCGTGCGTTGGGCTGCTGGATGGCGAGCTTACCGAACGCCGCCGAACCCTTGTCAACCCCGAGCAGTTCATCCCCCAGAACATCCAGCAGATGACCGGCATCACCAACGCCATGGTGCTTGCCGCGCCAAAAGGTGAGCTGGCGTTCCCGGAAATCCGTTCTTGGTTCCCTTCTGGCGCGGCCTTTGTGGCCCATAACGCCCAGTTCGACTACAACTTCCTGCAAGCTGCGTTCCGCCGCCACGCGCTTCCGCCGCTGGCCGTTACCCCGCTTTGCACCATGCGCCTTGCCAAGCGATTGCTTCCCAAACGGAAGGGATATTCGCTTGGGAATCTTGCCGGATATTTCGGGATAAAAATTCGCGGCCGCCACACCGCCCTGGGGGATGCCGAAGCCACCGCACGATTGCTTGCCGAGCTTCTGGACATCCTGCAAGAAGAGCATGGATGCGAGACGATTGAGGAGGCATTGGCGTTCCAGCGGCGGACCATCGGGGCGTTCCGCGAGCAGCCTCGGCATTTTGGTGGATTGGAGCCTTCGATTGCCGCACTTCCGGCACTTCCCGGGGTCTATCGGATGCTGGACCGGAGCGGTGAGATACTCTACATCGGCAAGGCAAAAAATCTGCGCGAGCGTGTTGGAAGCTACTTCCGGCCAAGTGCCGAACACACCAAGAAAATTCAGGAGATGGTGAAGCGGGTGCGGGGCATTGAGGCACGCCAAACCGGAAGCGAGCTTGAGGCCTTGCTGCTTGAGGCACGGCTGATAAAGGAGGAGCTTCCCCCGTACAACACCGCGCTGAAACGGTTCCGCCGCCACGCCTTCCTTCGGATTGACCGCGCCGAAGCCTTCCCCCGCGTTGAGCTTGCCACGGCGATGCACGCCGACGGGGCCGAGTACTTCGGCCCGTTCCGCAACCGCGAATCTGCCGAGGCAGTGATGGACACCATCACCCGGCTGTTTCGGCTGCGGCTGTGCGACGAAATGCCAACGCCAAACACGGCGGTCCGCCCCTGTTTCTACCACCAGATTGCACGCTGTGGCGCGCCGTGCGCCCTGCGCCAAACCCAGCAGCAGTATTTGCACGAGGTTGAGCGGGTGCGGCAGTTCCTTTCCGGAGCGGAGAACGGGATTCTTCGGCGAATGGAGCAAGCGATGGAGCAGAGTGCCCAGGAGCTGAAGTTCGAGGAAGCGGCATTGCTGCGCGACCGATTAGCCGAGTTCCAACGGATCTTCAGCAGTGGCGAACGCGTGGCCGACAGCATCAACGCCAACAATATGCTGGCACTGCTTCCGGCGGAGGAATCCGGGAAGCAGCATCTGTTTTTTATTCGCCACGGAAGGTTGGCCGGGCGGGTGCTGGTTGGCAATCGCCTGCCGGAAGCGGCATTGCGGAAGCAACTATCACGGCTTTACTTTGCCGCCGAGCCAATCCCGCTGCAACTTGGGCGGATTGAGATTGAGGAGGTGAGGATTGTGGCAAGCTACCTGTTCCAGCAACGGGAGTCCGGCGCGTTCATCAGGATTGCCGAGGGGGAAGGGGCCGACGATGTTCTGCAGAAACTTGCGGCAATCCGATAA
- a CDS encoding uroporphyrinogen-III synthase yields the protein MPSAILTRSHQENRRLAPVFRRRGFRVFSAPMIELLPIPPDASITQQWLAAGGSRVVLSSAAAAQQWLAALPNLPIPPDSVRYWIVGQRSRDLVQTRFPNSPIEALANSGAELLRQIPPGLAAPAILYPCSSQRRDELVDGLRDRGARVMELPLYRPQLPANAARRLRTAIRGAGVPLCFVFFSPSAVANFISLQPELPHGAIFAAVGSTTAQALRRNGVAEVITPSKPNGALLADAILEAIEQP from the coding sequence ATGCCCTCAGCCATTCTTACCCGCAGCCACCAGGAAAACCGGCGATTGGCTCCGGTGTTTCGCCGGCGTGGGTTCCGGGTGTTCAGCGCGCCGATGATTGAACTGCTCCCCATCCCCCCCGATGCTTCTATCACTCAGCAATGGCTGGCTGCGGGTGGGTCCAGGGTGGTTCTTTCCAGCGCCGCCGCTGCCCAGCAATGGCTGGCTGCGCTCCCCAATCTTCCCATCCCTCCCGATTCCGTTCGCTATTGGATTGTTGGCCAGCGGAGCCGTGATTTGGTCCAAACGCGCTTCCCCAATTCCCCGATTGAAGCCCTTGCCAACAGCGGGGCCGAACTGCTACGCCAGATTCCCCCCGGCCTTGCTGCGCCTGCCATTCTGTACCCATGCAGCAGCCAGCGGCGCGATGAACTTGTTGACGGATTGCGGGACCGGGGCGCGCGGGTGATGGAGCTTCCGCTGTACCGCCCGCAGCTTCCGGCCAACGCGGCGCGGCGGCTTCGCACGGCGATTCGGGGGGCGGGGGTTCCGCTCTGTTTCGTCTTCTTTTCCCCTTCGGCGGTGGCCAATTTCATTTCGCTTCAACCGGAGCTACCGCACGGAGCTATTTTCGCCGCCGTTGGAAGCACCACCGCCCAGGCACTGCGGAGGAACGGGGTAGCGGAGGTGATTACTCCATCCAAGCCAAATGGGGCACTGCTTGCCGATGCCATCCTTGAAGCGATAGAACAACCATGA
- a CDS encoding uroporphyrinogen decarboxylase: protein MNDQQNSLLIRALCGQSVERRPVWMMRQAGRYLPEYRAIRATTNFLGLCKTPDLAAEVTVQPVDLVGVDAAIIFSDILVVPEAMGMELIVEEGKGGPRFPNPLRAEWDINQLASGITQNLQFVFDAIAETKRRLNGRVPVIGFAGAPLTLAAYMIEGQGSKNFDTFKAFLFAQPAAAHRLLEKLATELVGYLVEQTRAGANMLQLFDTWAGVLPEEEYRAFGLAYASAVLDGVRRAAPDVPILYFPKGVRSYDGFAESGASGFGIDWQTDLRRAAQELPDTFPLQGNLDPTVLLTDPETIRRRTQQMLAKVPSQRGYVANLGHGILPHTPVEHAQAFIQAVKETAI from the coding sequence ATGAACGATCAACAGAACTCACTCCTGATCCGCGCCCTTTGTGGCCAGTCGGTGGAACGCCGTCCGGTGTGGATGATGCGCCAGGCGGGGCGGTACTTGCCGGAGTACCGCGCAATCCGCGCCACCACGAATTTTTTGGGCCTGTGCAAAACGCCGGACCTTGCCGCCGAAGTCACCGTCCAGCCGGTTGACTTGGTGGGGGTGGATGCGGCCATCATTTTTAGCGACATCTTGGTGGTGCCGGAGGCGATGGGGATGGAGCTGATTGTGGAAGAAGGGAAAGGTGGGCCACGATTCCCGAACCCGCTGCGGGCGGAATGGGACATCAACCAGCTGGCCAGCGGCATCACCCAAAACCTGCAGTTTGTGTTCGATGCCATTGCCGAAACCAAGCGGAGGCTGAATGGCCGCGTTCCGGTGATTGGCTTTGCCGGCGCGCCGCTAACCCTTGCGGCCTACATGATTGAAGGCCAGGGGAGCAAGAATTTCGATACGTTCAAAGCGTTCCTGTTTGCGCAACCCGCGGCGGCGCACCGCTTGCTGGAAAAACTTGCGACGGAGTTGGTTGGATACTTGGTGGAGCAGACCCGCGCCGGGGCCAATATGCTTCAGTTGTTCGACACGTGGGCCGGGGTGTTGCCGGAAGAGGAGTACCGTGCGTTCGGGCTGGCCTATGCTTCGGCGGTGCTGGATGGCGTGCGGCGTGCGGCCCCCGATGTGCCGATCCTGTACTTCCCCAAAGGGGTCCGCAGCTACGATGGCTTTGCCGAATCGGGAGCCAGCGGGTTTGGGATTGATTGGCAGACGGATCTTCGCCGCGCCGCGCAGGAGCTTCCCGATACGTTCCCGCTGCAAGGGAATTTGGACCCCACGGTGCTGCTGACCGACCCCGAAACCATTCGCCGCCGAACCCAGCAGATGTTGGCGAAGGTGCCAAGCCAGCGCGGGTACGTTGCCAATCTTGGCCACGGAATTTTGCCACACACCCCGGTGGAGCACGCGCAAGCCTTTATCCAAGCCGTGAAGGAGACGGCGATATAA